GCTCTGGCCAACTAACCGTAACTCGACGATAGACAACATTTACAACGAGGCTAATGACGATAATGAGGAAACAAATACCGATCGCGATCTTCAACAACAAAAACACAGATACCGCTCCTATGAGACAAGATTGAGCGAAGATAGAGCTTTTTCGACAGCCACTCCTTGACACCCTTCGCGCCGCTTTTGGCGTATGCTCGAAGATATCAGACGTGCCGTGCTCGCGAAGGAGGTCCTTCAGTGAACTATTTTAACACGTCCAAGTACGCCCGCGGACAGTTAACGGCCCTCATGCTTGCCATATGTGTTAGCTTCACGGTGTTCGCGTGGCCCAGTGAGCTATCAAAAGAACGCGCCATGCTTGCTCAAAATCCAAATTTCACATTCGCGCCAAATAACCACTCACAGACGGGAAGTCTCGTCCAATCTCACGCGGCCCCCAAAACATTCCGAGTGTCGCACTCGTGCAAAGGCGGACAACTCCACAAATACAGTACGGTGGAACCAGACGACGTACAAACCGGTGTCTGATCACCCGTCCGAAAGAGACACATACGGAGGATCAGACACCGGATTCGGATGGATGCACAGAGCTACGAGGCCGACTTTGGCACAACGGTAGAAACGACCATTTGCTCCTTGCTCAAATGCTCTCCTAAACGCTTATTTGCTTCGTTCAATGTAAGGCTGTCAAGGACTTCGACTGTTTGCAAAAAGTCGACGCCACGCAACCGATAGCTTGTGTACGAGCGTGCGACGTAGGACACTTGATCCAAACTCATGATAAAACGACCCAGTGCTTTCTTGCGGGCCCGCTCGAACGCGTCCTCGTCGATGCCATTGTCTTTCATTTTCGCGACGTAAGTTTCCACTCGCTTTGCCAATTCCCCAGGCTTGGGTGCATTCCCGCCGACAACCGTGTACCCGTATTGCGACGTTAATTCATATTCCCAAGAAAATCCCTTGTCGATCAGCCCTTCTTTTAACAGCTCACTGTAGAACTCACTTGTTTTCCCGAACAAGGCATCCAAAACAATCCCTGTGAGCAGTTCTTGTCGCATCAAATCAACGTTTTCTTCCGGCAGCGCTTTCTCTTTCCAACCGATGAGGCAGCGCGGCGACGCAACAGGCAATTTTGACTCAAGGTGTGTTGCCTTCGGAGTCGTAGGTTCCTCGGGGTACACGCGTTCTATCGTCGGAGGCGGTCCAAACGACTTGGCCGCTTGATTCTCCTCAATCCACCCCATTACTTCGCGGGCATCAAACCCACCGGCAATAACAAGGATCATATTACTTG
This is a stretch of genomic DNA from Alicyclobacillus dauci. It encodes these proteins:
- the yfmH gene encoding EF-P 5-aminopentanol modification-associated protein YfmH, which codes for MTNETRGRRDAVGIEIVEKRLDNGLSVYLAPRPGFQQTFAMFATKYGSIDNEFIRDGKRTRVPDGIAHFLEHKMFEDEEQEVFSRFAEHGASVNAFTTFDETAYYFSGTSDLQENINTLLNFVQKIYLTDENVDKEKGIIAQEIRMGDDNPDRKVFMDLLSAMYESHPVRIDIAGSVESIYKIDRETLLECYHTFYHPSNMILVIAGGFDAREVMGWIEENQAAKSFGPPPTIERVYPEEPTTPKATHLESKLPVASPRCLIGWKEKALPEENVDLMRQELLTGIVLDALFGKTSEFYSELLKEGLIDKGFSWEYELTSQYGYTVVGGNAPKPGELAKRVETYVAKMKDNGIDEDAFERARKKALGRFIMSLDQVSYVARSYTSYRLRGVDFLQTVEVLDSLTLNEANKRLGEHLSKEQMVVSTVVPKSAS